The following proteins come from a genomic window of Chionomys nivalis chromosome 9, mChiNiv1.1, whole genome shotgun sequence:
- the LOC130882035 gene encoding vomeromodulin-like, with protein MWVLWALAIMLSIHAGTLDLVEAPPGLNTLPAIVPNVNTLPLNLPTPPRLRDPPNKQGSAPKINPALSKGGKCAPAARYFLSSGKLQDYLMDALPPQIEGIVKCDDVNIAGILGRLLATVDNADLLSLLDPTSLLQGAGGLGLDSILGKAGNEDPSKPSSGSKAAGGLSQLLPGGGGGLGSLLNLGGDKGPGKGLLNGDVLSGIKKPLDDMIGNVDNLKDSVEAKVNEILPESVKDPLSDLLKVKVQDLLLDLKVDDVTVDSMDITMAADEIQVHSAVTANIGGKGVLGPVISLLQFQSAMEVTTKAAISSNNTQCVNLDIKDTHFQVNEVNIQLIETVTGTVPLPVPLPLNDIVPVLLTAEMNENLENSNSCAVVLTNFNECKNATGLFKYKTQSARISPKGLSIFYCVEANIGKRTVPVPGSRMPPDPRNATISVTMSTSMLKTLLVYVAKQSSVKMNDLEANITKIAYTFQKDKLLRVFYEVKITKDGEDFATGKTQLIVSHNSKISKTKLVPDIKLTRSDHRVEPPEAKEQAEGILSEVMKKSWSVFNELYKQMNVPEGVSSFALSNADVKPLKSSDLQAAN; from the exons ATGTGGGTTCTCTGGGCCTTGGCCATCATGTTGAGCATCCACGCAGGAACACTTGACCTGGTGGAAGCACCCCCAGGGCTGAATACTCTCCCTGCCATTGTGCCCAATGTGAACACCCTCCCTCTTAACCTGCCAACACCACCACGCCTCAGAGATCCCCCCAACAAGCAAGGCTCAGCTCCCAAAATTAATCCAGCTCTCTCCAAAGGCGGCAAGTGTGCACCTGCAGCCAGATACTTCCTCTCCAGTGGCAAACTCCAAGACT ATCTCATGGACGCTCTGCCCCCACAGATCGAGGGCATTGTCAAGTGTGATGACGTTAACATAGCAGGTATACTTGGGAGACTGCTAGCCACGGTGGACAATGCTGACCTGCTCTCACTCTTAGATCCCACCTCCCTCCTACAAGGGGCAGGCGGTCTCGGCCTAGATAGTATCCTAGGCAAAGCAGGGAATGAGGATCCCTCAAAGCCCTCTTCAGGGTCCAAGGCTGCTGGAGGCCTCAGCCAGCTACTCCCAGGGGGCGGTGGTGGCCTGGGCAGCTTACTAAACCTCGGTGGAGACAAGGGCCCTGGGAAAGGACTTCTGAATGGAGACGTGCTCTCCGGTATCAAGAAGCCTTTGGATGACATGATTGGAAACGTAGACAACCTGAAAGACTCTGTAGAGGCCAAGGTGAATGAAATACTCCCAGAAAGCGTCAAAGACCCACTTTCAGATCTGCTCAAGGTCAAGGTCCAAGACCTTCTGCTCGA CTTAAAGGTTGATGACGTAACTGTGGACAGCATGGACATAACCATGGCAGCAGATGAGATCCAAGTCCACTCGGCAGTCACTGCCAACATAGGTGGAAAAGG CGTACTTGGACCTGTCATCAGCTTACTGCAGTTTCAATCGGCAATGGAAGTGACGACGAAAGCTGCTATTTCCTCCAACAACACCCAGTGCGTCAACCTTGACATTAAGGACACCCATTTCCAGGTCAACGAAGTCAACATTCAGTTAATAGAGAC AGTCACAGGAACTGTGCCTCTCCCTGTGCCTCTGCCCTTGAACGATATCGTCCCAGTACTGCTGACAGCAGAAATGAATGAGAAT CTGGAGAATTCCAACTCCTGTGCCGTCGTTCTCACGAACTTTAATGAGTGCAAGAACG cTACCGGCTTATTCAAGTACAAGACTCAAAGTGCCAGGATATCTCCCAAAGGACTTTCCATCTTCTACTGT GTTGAAGCCAACATTGGCAAAAGAACAGTGCCTGTGCCTGGAAGTCGAATGCCTCCAGATCCCAGAAACGCCACCATTTCTGTAACCATGTCCACCTCAATGCTGAAGACACTTCTAGTTTATGTGGCCAAGCAGAGCTCTGTCAAG ATGAATGACCTGGAAGCCAACATCACCAAAATAGCTTACACcttccagaaagacaaactccTCAGAGTCTTTTATGAGGTGAAAATAACAAAGGATGGCGAGGACTTTGCCACTGGGAAAACG CAATTAATCGTCAGCCATAACAGCAAGATTTCAAAAACCAAACTGGTACCAGACATCAAACTCACAAG GTCTGATCACAGAGTGGAGCCCCCTGAGGCT AAGGAACAGGCGGAAGGCATTTTGTCTGAAGTCATGAAGAAGTCCTGGTCTGTCTTCAATG AACTATATAAACAAATGAATGTTCCAGAAGGAGTGTCTTCATTTGCCTTATCGAATGCCGATGTCAAACCGCTGAAATCG AGTGACCTTCAGGCAGCAAACTGA